From the genome of Streptomyces spinoverrucosus:
GGATGGGATCCCGGCGGTGGTACGTGACGAGGCCAACCGGAACAACCTGCCCCTCCTGATCGGGAAGCTCGAAGGGCAGCACGACGAACAGGCGAGGACCATGCTGGCCGGACTGCGGTCCATCGACAGCCAGCTGAAGGCCGGCAGCGAACCCCCGATGCTCCTGCTCGGTATCAGCGATGAGGGCAACGGCCGAGCCATCGTGTCCTACGGCAACCCTGACGCCTCGCGCAATGTCTCCGCATACGTGCCAGGCCTCGGTACAGCGCTGGACGAGGACTTCGCCCGCAACGATCTCAAGCGAGCGCGGGACACGGCCATCGGGGCCCGCGAATACGACGAGTCCAGCGCCTCGATCGTCTGGCTCGGGTACGACGCCCCCCAGCTGCCCGCCCAGGAGTTCAGCCGGAACCTTGATGTGATGTCGCCGTTCGACGCCCAGGTCGGCTCATTCGCCTACAACGACTTCATGGCCGGCATAGGCGCGACCAACGAGCACGCGGACCCCCACATCACCGCCATCGGCCACTCGTACGGCTCCCTCACCGTGGGACAGGCCGCACAGCACGAAGGGGGCATACCTGCAGCGGACGACATCATTCTTGTCGGCAGTCCGGGCACCGGTGCGGACAAGGCAGAAGACCTCAACGTCGGCAAGAATCACGTCTTCGTCGGCGCGGCGGACAACGACGTCGTCACCAAACTCCCCTCGCAGGAGCAGAAACACGCGGGCTTCCAAGCGCTCGTGCAGGGGACGACCAACGCACGTTCCCTGGGGCCGTTGGCGCTCGTCTTCGGTGGGGCTCAAGCCTGGGCAGTGGGAGCGGCCGCGGATCCCGACGGCAGTCAGCTCTGGTTCGGAACCGACCCGGCCCACAAGGACTTCGGTGCCCAGCGCTTCCTGACAGATGATGGCCCCACGCTGGGAGAAGGCGGGGTCGAGGCTCACTCCAACTACTTCAACCCCGCCAAAGACCAGGTGTCCGCAGACAACATCGCCAAGATCGTCTCGGGCAGCTCCGACAAGATCATCATGGAGACCGGGCGATGAAAGCACGGCACCGGATCGCTCACGCGACCGTATCCGCCGCCGCGACCCTCCTGCTGGCCGGCTGCGGCCTGATCGGCAGCGAAACCCCGAGCACGGAGA
Proteins encoded in this window:
- a CDS encoding alpha/beta hydrolase: MLTWQQLRDLNLGQLDDAADGWGEVSNAADAARDRVDAEMIGKVAKSQEGEAAKASVKRLKVLSQNFAYLHAECGLIRGTVNSLAHELRTPQRNLKQALEEAAQRQFTLDQKGNVSYPAAGQSQLDGSKVPGGQVAGRLTPLDRRPSPDGALLTESDTSQFSNPNPNYALAADIADRIVLAVHEANEIDARFSKTLSKLKAKPGLTVDSATWADAARDAAAVRGVAGDYLKEDIPTDKSPAARKEWWDRLSDEQREQYLTVYPDVIGNLDGIPAVVRDEANRNNLPLLIGKLEGQHDEQARTMLAGLRSIDSQLKAGSEPPMLLLGISDEGNGRAIVSYGNPDASRNVSAYVPGLGTALDEDFARNDLKRARDTAIGAREYDESSASIVWLGYDAPQLPAQEFSRNLDVMSPFDAQVGSFAYNDFMAGIGATNEHADPHITAIGHSYGSLTVGQAAQHEGGIPAADDIILVGSPGTGADKAEDLNVGKNHVFVGAADNDVVTKLPSQEQKHAGFQALVQGTTNARSLGPLALVFGGAQAWAVGAAADPDGSQLWFGTDPAHKDFGAQRFLTDDGPTLGEGGVEAHSNYFNPAKDQVSADNIAKIVSGSSDKIIMETGR